In Polaribacter sp. L3A8, a genomic segment contains:
- a CDS encoding bifunctional helix-turn-helix transcriptional regulator/GNAT family N-acetyltransferase, producing the protein MDALIGFGNLALGSRLKRVSEYIMRETQRVYDAYNIDFDPYLFAVFKIIKNNKGVNNSEIKNSLKTTQPAITQSINKLLKKGLIKISEDKLDKRKKKIQLSKKGIKLAEDVTPIWNSIEYTMKQYTKITSDSLNEHLNILEKKFDDNRFSKAIIQHIKMNTKVASVEITSYQKEYATYFYEFNIEWLKTYFYVEPYDEEVLSKPEKYIIDKGGFIFFAKVEDTIVGTVALMSIEDGTFELTKMAVSPNYRGYKIGQQLIQHCITFSKEKGLDFLKLYSNKLLENAIYIYRKHGFIEVPIEKDSPYKRSDIKMILKINQ; encoded by the coding sequence ATGGATGCATTAATTGGGTTTGGTAATTTAGCACTTGGATCGAGACTAAAAAGAGTTAGTGAATATATAATGCGTGAAACGCAACGGGTTTACGATGCTTATAATATTGACTTTGATCCTTATCTTTTTGCTGTATTTAAAATTATAAAAAATAACAAAGGCGTAAATAATAGTGAAATAAAAAATAGCTTAAAAACAACGCAACCCGCCATAACACAATCAATAAACAAGTTATTAAAAAAAGGATTGATAAAAATATCCGAAGACAAATTAGATAAGAGAAAGAAGAAGATTCAATTATCTAAAAAAGGCATAAAACTAGCTGAAGATGTAACTCCTATATGGAATAGCATTGAGTATACTATGAAACAATACACTAAAATAACTTCTGATTCTTTAAATGAGCATTTAAACATCTTAGAAAAAAAGTTTGATGATAACAGATTTAGTAAAGCTATAATTCAACATATAAAAATGAATACAAAAGTAGCATCAGTAGAAATTACTTCTTATCAAAAAGAATATGCAACCTATTTTTATGAGTTTAATATAGAGTGGTTAAAAACCTATTTTTATGTAGAACCTTATGACGAAGAAGTTTTAAGTAAACCAGAAAAATATATTATTGATAAAGGTGGTTTTATCTTTTTTGCAAAAGTAGAAGACACTATTGTTGGCACCGTAGCTTTAATGTCCATAGAAGACGGAACTTTTGAATTAACAAAAATGGCTGTTTCACCAAACTATAGAGGTTATAAAATTGGGCAACAATTAATACAACATTGTATCACTTTTTCTAAAGAGAAAGGTTTAGATTTCTTAAAGCTTTATTCTAATAAATTATTAGAAAATGCAATTTACATCTATAGAAAACATGGTTTTATAGAAGTACCTATAGAAAAAGATTCTCCATACAAGAGAAGCGATATTAAAATGATTTTAAAAATTAATCAGTAA
- a CDS encoding AAA family ATPase, whose translation MNHNSTFPIKQNELDMLRDEASGYLKSIQWEQSNRAKNKDKDAKDASILLYLSRANNGSNVEITSVSKTILALKKRLLPDSIAIPVYLNQTLYAVQEGLTLGIWIKDNYYDASGLSSLHERKSALDSQGKREFESKMQTATAFQLFAISYKILHDLKPHASDDLSVMKQKFAGIPEVSLLSPLKGIACTLFYFDKYLGHPDIVKSDKDVIDFTVVYFEALIDEIQLRKSSLEYTETIVDRTYKLENSDFAVSGWENAFSGTAKSIEFNKIQFEQIVGNKDAKHFARRLTERMLSYDFDAKKNPFQELGGFMPVFMGYGIPGTGKSMLIAAIATRLKEHADHLDIPFLFHPMPDTLISTFQGGSAEKMVEWMKPMQDPTKLIFAPIDDAENNLQERTTQGVSAGVKEVIGVFLRYTEGAYAVNYGNSSIGLFTNLPEMLDKAVISRVQGRFKIDGARTEHDFLDQDYIWWKKFEKTMPDFVNMQAPSNYEFLKDQGLAKSMGEILSSVEKPSEERVLEAYDRAEKNHRSNEHLFFAILYKEIQKIFPFFSSRDVRNIQSAISLRLTDFDLEQDWFENPETYFKKDYQTKFNMLQELMKSNMKGLNFSEIRRQEVVRYLDNVATIADTDFKRKVDARVNQMNIDLEARKTFDNE comes from the coding sequence ATGAACCACAACTCAACCTTCCCAATAAAACAGAATGAACTAGATATGCTCAGAGATGAAGCTTCTGGTTATTTAAAAAGTATTCAGTGGGAACAAAGTAATAGAGCAAAGAATAAAGATAAAGATGCAAAAGACGCATCAATTTTATTGTATTTGTCAAGAGCAAATAATGGCAGTAATGTAGAAATTACATCAGTTTCTAAAACTATTTTAGCTTTAAAAAAGAGATTATTGCCAGATTCTATTGCAATTCCTGTCTATTTGAATCAGACCTTATATGCAGTTCAAGAAGGATTGACTTTAGGAATTTGGATTAAAGATAACTATTACGATGCCTCAGGATTGTCTAGTTTGCATGAGCGAAAATCGGCATTAGATTCTCAAGGAAAACGAGAGTTTGAAAGCAAAATGCAAACCGCAACCGCTTTTCAATTATTTGCAATTTCGTATAAAATTTTACACGATTTAAAACCACATGCTTCAGATGATTTATCTGTAATGAAGCAGAAGTTTGCAGGGATTCCAGAAGTATCATTATTATCACCTTTAAAGGGAATTGCTTGTACTTTATTTTATTTTGATAAATATTTAGGACATCCAGATATCGTAAAGTCAGACAAAGATGTGATTGATTTTACAGTGGTTTATTTTGAAGCTTTAATTGATGAAATTCAACTACGTAAAAGCAGTTTAGAATATACAGAAACCATAGTTGATAGAACCTATAAATTAGAAAATTCTGATTTTGCAGTATCAGGTTGGGAAAATGCATTTTCAGGAACCGCAAAAAGTATTGAGTTTAATAAAATTCAGTTCGAGCAAATTGTTGGTAATAAAGATGCCAAACATTTTGCACGTAGATTAACAGAAAGAATGTTGAGTTACGATTTTGACGCGAAGAAAAATCCGTTTCAAGAATTGGGTGGTTTTATGCCAGTTTTTATGGGATATGGAATCCCGGGAACAGGAAAATCGATGTTAATTGCAGCGATTGCAACACGACTGAAAGAACACGCAGATCATTTAGACATTCCGTTTTTATTTCATCCAATGCCAGACACGTTAATCTCTACTTTTCAAGGAGGATCTGCAGAAAAAATGGTAGAATGGATGAAACCAATGCAAGATCCAACCAAATTGATTTTTGCACCTATTGATGATGCAGAGAACAATTTACAAGAAAGAACTACACAAGGCGTTTCGGCGGGTGTAAAAGAAGTTATTGGAGTTTTCTTACGATATACAGAAGGTGCTTACGCTGTAAACTATGGCAATTCTTCTATCGGTTTATTTACCAATTTGCCAGAAATGTTAGATAAAGCGGTAATTTCTCGTGTACAAGGAAGATTTAAAATTGATGGAGCAAGAACAGAACACGATTTTTTAGATCAGGATTATATTTGGTGGAAAAAGTTTGAAAAAACAATGCCCGATTTTGTGAATATGCAAGCCCCGTCTAATTACGAGTTTTTAAAAGATCAAGGATTGGCTAAAAGTATGGGAGAAATTTTGAGTTCTGTAGAAAAACCATCCGAAGAAAGAGTTTTAGAAGCGTATGATAGAGCAGAGAAAAATCATAGATCAAATGAGCATTTATTCTTTGCGATTTTATATAAAGAAATTCAGAAAATATTTCCATTCTTTTCATCAAGAGATGTACGTAATATTCAATCTGCAATATCATTACGATTAACAGATTTCGATTTAGAACAAGATTGGTTCGAAAATCCAGAAACGTATTTCAAAAAAGACTATCAAACAAAGTTTAACATGTTGCAAGAGTTGATGAAAAGTAATATGAAAGGTTTAAATTTCTCTGAAATTAGAAGGCAAGAAGTGGTGCGTTACTTAGATAATGTTGCTACCATTGCAGACACAGATTTTAAGAGAAAAGTAGATGCAAGAGTAAACCAAATGAATATTGATTTAGAAGCTAGAAAAACATTTGATAATGAGTAA
- a CDS encoding OsmC family protein, whose amino-acid sequence MAKLKKSEVVLTNRNYLAEAKTRNHFLTMDQPVASGGDDSGATPVEYLLTAIGGCVAMTLRTYAERRGWDIGEITVTVTQQQDESGNYLTEKISFEKEITEEQRKKLLVFAGKCPVAKMIKGETKIVTSIQ is encoded by the coding sequence ATGGCAAAGCTTAAGAAATCTGAAGTAGTTTTAACAAACAGAAACTATTTAGCAGAAGCAAAAACAAGAAATCATTTTTTAACAATGGATCAACCTGTTGCTTCTGGTGGTGATGATAGTGGCGCAACTCCGGTAGAATATTTATTAACAGCAATTGGCGGTTGTGTTGCTATGACATTAAGAACCTATGCAGAAAGAAGAGGTTGGGATATTGGAGAAATAACAGTAACTGTTACGCAACAACAAGATGAAAGTGGCAATTACTTAACCGAAAAAATATCCTTTGAAAAAGAGATAACGGAAGAGCAAAGAAAGAAATTGTTAGTATTTGCAGGTAAATGTCCTGTTGCTAAAATGATAAAAGGCGAAACAAAAATAGTTACGAGTATCCAATAG
- a CDS encoding ribbon-helix-helix domain-containing protein: protein MATFTSSLPDSLLEKLSVLAKELKLPKNRLIENALELYLEQIEKASYIKSYKQAATDQDILLIAEEGMQEYFTELNDADSN, encoded by the coding sequence ATGGCAACATTCACATCTTCTTTACCAGATAGTCTTTTAGAAAAATTATCTGTATTGGCAAAAGAGTTAAAACTTCCTAAAAATAGGTTGATAGAAAATGCTTTAGAATTGTATTTAGAACAAATAGAAAAAGCGAGTTATATAAAGTCTTATAAGCAAGCTGCTACGGACCAAGATATTTTATTGATTGCAGAAGAAGGCATGCAAGAATATTTTACAGAACTTAACGATGCAGATTCTAACTAA
- a CDS encoding glutaredoxin family protein, translating into MKIVLYGKQGHAYTVTFKNFLNSTDEPYVYKDISKDAEAREHSKELYNGVAKFPTLFVDDKVYLTPTTEEFNKIMQDLNLRA; encoded by the coding sequence ATGAAGATTGTATTATACGGTAAACAAGGACATGCGTACACCGTTACTTTTAAAAATTTTTTAAACTCAACAGATGAGCCTTATGTTTATAAAGACATTTCTAAAGATGCAGAAGCAAGAGAACACAGTAAAGAATTGTATAATGGTGTTGCTAAGTTTCCAACGTTGTTTGTAGATGATAAAGTCTATTTAACACCAACAACAGAAGAGTTTAATAAAATTATGCAAGATTTAAATTTAAGAGCTTAA
- a CDS encoding DUF6638 family protein, translating into MQKLIKANLYRSESISVSGKLVERYNKCLVKLGFTKTKLTSFSIDGVGWSPEIAEEKGEPFYLNNGEANTHAIIITPKQKGLPVYNPFNSFDRELMKLVFKHHEKTINDITRDSAICVEFDQKIAVFYEPLDILRYKEIIIRFYLIDNLEKAKEEQLKLVALFNKEYNFIDEEIHKKLIRSAKKYGDLRERNLTIEEITFTTDSFYTKAFGGIYLLRDLVTPVLIFENEATYKEAIKDTTYDVLMYHISHSEMIEKLISYNVLELDLEEETTKKRYKRIQKFMFSSFLKETAHPVKEILQDGILFKSYLNKIDISSRKKVMGLERFLEKQQISKNTNPKDLIDEEMYIALHKPHSSLKPNHQDLIWHLLVNIAPKDVLFLYWYDKEQFYTLFKTLDASLQDWIIETVCNNF; encoded by the coding sequence ATGCAAAAATTAATAAAAGCCAATTTATACAGAAGTGAATCCATTTCCGTTAGTGGAAAATTGGTAGAACGATATAATAAATGTCTCGTAAAACTCGGATTTACAAAAACTAAATTAACTTCTTTTTCTATAGACGGAGTAGGTTGGAGTCCGGAAATAGCAGAAGAAAAAGGAGAACCTTTTTACCTAAATAATGGTGAAGCAAATACGCATGCAATAATTATTACACCAAAGCAAAAAGGATTACCAGTTTACAATCCGTTTAATTCTTTTGATAGAGAATTGATGAAATTAGTGTTTAAACATCACGAAAAAACAATTAATGATATTACAAGAGATTCTGCAATTTGTGTAGAATTTGATCAAAAAATAGCTGTTTTTTACGAGCCTTTAGATATTTTAAGGTATAAAGAGATTATCATTAGATTTTATTTAATTGATAATCTAGAAAAAGCCAAAGAAGAACAACTAAAATTGGTAGCATTATTTAATAAAGAGTATAATTTTATTGATGAAGAGATTCATAAAAAACTAATACGTTCGGCTAAAAAATATGGAGATTTAAGAGAAAGAAACCTTACGATAGAAGAAATTACTTTTACCACAGATTCTTTTTATACAAAAGCTTTTGGTGGTATTTATTTATTAAGAGATTTAGTAACACCTGTGCTTATTTTCGAAAATGAAGCAACTTATAAAGAAGCCATAAAAGATACAACATACGATGTTTTAATGTATCATATTTCTCACTCAGAAATGATTGAAAAACTAATAAGTTATAATGTTCTCGAATTAGATTTAGAAGAGGAAACTACTAAAAAAAGATATAAGAGAATTCAGAAATTTATGTTTTCATCCTTTTTAAAGGAAACAGCGCACCCTGTAAAAGAAATTTTACAAGACGGAATTTTATTTAAAAGCTATTTGAATAAAATAGATATTTCATCAAGAAAAAAAGTGATGGGTTTAGAACGTTTTTTAGAAAAACAACAAATTTCAAAAAATACAAATCCAAAAGACCTTATTGATGAAGAAATGTATATTGCCTTGCACAAACCACATTCTTCATTAAAACCTAATCATCAAGATTTAATTTGGCATTTATTAGTTAATATTGCTCCGAAAGATGTGTTATTTTTGTATTGGTACGATAAAGAGCAGTTTTATACGCTTTTTAAAACGTTAGATGCATCTTTACAAGATTGGATAATAGAGACAGTTTGTAACAATTTTTAG
- a CDS encoding lysophospholipid acyltransferase family protein: MHLIVFSLIYPLIWLISKLPMRILYIISDGLYFLNYYIIGYRKKVVLENLKLAFPEKNEQDLKKISKGFFKHLTDFIVESIKTFTISEKEISKRIKYKNIEILKKVAKNGKSISLVGIHQANWEWLTGLPLQIKTPDFYAAYTKVQNKHFEKVIKMSRSKFGGTLYRTSDTIRNLHRNFVDKKQGIYILLSDQSPQIKNTHYWAEFMGIKVPIHTGAETLSKRYDMSFVYWTSRKIKRGYYEVEFELITENPKEYKDYQLTDKFLEITERNIRNQPEVYLWSHKRFKHRDKVPKSTS, encoded by the coding sequence ATGCATTTAATTGTCTTTAGCCTTATATACCCACTTATTTGGTTAATATCTAAACTTCCTATGAGAATATTATACATAATCTCTGATGGACTTTACTTCTTAAATTATTACATTATTGGTTATAGAAAAAAGGTGGTTTTAGAGAATTTAAAACTGGCTTTTCCAGAAAAAAATGAGCAAGATCTTAAAAAGATTAGTAAAGGTTTTTTTAAACATTTAACCGATTTTATTGTAGAAAGTATAAAGACCTTTACCATTTCTGAAAAAGAAATTTCTAAAAGGATAAAATATAAAAACATCGAAATACTTAAAAAGGTTGCTAAAAACGGAAAAAGTATTTCTTTAGTGGGAATTCATCAAGCAAATTGGGAATGGCTTACAGGTTTACCTTTACAAATTAAAACTCCAGATTTTTATGCAGCTTATACCAAAGTACAAAATAAGCACTTTGAAAAAGTAATTAAAATGTCTCGTTCTAAATTTGGTGGAACTTTATACAGAACTTCAGACACCATTAGAAATCTTCACAGAAATTTTGTAGATAAAAAACAAGGTATTTATATTTTGTTAAGCGATCAATCTCCACAAATAAAGAATACTCATTATTGGGCGGAATTTATGGGGATAAAAGTTCCAATTCATACTGGTGCAGAAACTTTATCTAAAAGATATGATATGTCTTTTGTATATTGGACATCAAGAAAAATTAAAAGAGGTTATTATGAAGTTGAATTTGAGTTGATTACAGAAAACCCAAAAGAATATAAAGATTACCAACTTACTGATAAATTTCTCGAAATAACAGAAAGAAATATTAGAAACCAACCTGAAGTTTATTTATGGTCTCACAAACGTTTTAAACATAGGGATAAAGTTCCAAAATCTACATCATAA
- a CDS encoding NUDIX domain-containing protein — MSNKRIKDIEKTLLSDNYYTLNKFNFKYLMSDGRWVTQMREVYERGHGAGILLYNTTKKTVVLIKQFRMPTFLHDNKDGFIVEIPAGLLDADNPEQCIIRETEEEVGIRLKSVNKIYEGYSSPGVLTEKMHFFIGEYTDEMKVSEGGGLESETEDIEILEIPFTEAVRMLNEGEIVDTRTIVLLQYAIIHKLLE, encoded by the coding sequence ATGAGTAACAAGCGAATAAAAGATATAGAAAAGACATTACTGTCCGACAATTATTACACGTTAAATAAATTCAATTTTAAGTATCTAATGTCTGACGGACGTTGGGTAACCCAAATGCGAGAAGTGTATGAGCGTGGTCATGGAGCAGGAATTTTATTGTACAACACCACTAAAAAAACGGTGGTTTTAATTAAACAATTTAGAATGCCTACTTTTTTACATGATAACAAAGACGGTTTTATAGTTGAAATTCCTGCAGGTTTATTAGATGCCGATAATCCGGAGCAATGTATCATTAGAGAAACTGAAGAAGAAGTCGGAATTCGTTTAAAATCCGTAAATAAGATTTACGAAGGATATTCATCACCAGGAGTTTTAACAGAAAAAATGCACTTTTTTATTGGCGAATATACAGACGAAATGAAAGTGAGTGAAGGAGGAGGATTAGAAAGTGAAACAGAAGATATCGAGATTTTAGAAATTCCGTTTACAGAAGCAGTAAGAATGTTAAATGAAGGAGAAATTGTAGATACAAGAACTATTGTATTATTGCAATATGCTATTATTCATAAATTATTAGAGTAA
- a CDS encoding DoxX family protein, whose translation MKTTKIIYYVSTGLLTLIMLFSAGMYIFNHEAVASMFTNFGYPTYIIYPYAVAKLLGLVALWFVANKTIKEWAYAGFFFAFIFAFFAHIMINDGEQAAAIAAMVFLITSYITHKKIANGKA comes from the coding sequence ATGAAAACAACAAAAATTATATATTACGTTTCTACTGGTTTACTAACATTAATCATGCTTTTTTCTGCAGGCATGTATATTTTTAATCATGAAGCAGTGGCTAGTATGTTTACCAATTTTGGGTATCCAACATATATTATTTATCCGTATGCGGTAGCAAAATTATTAGGGCTAGTGGCGTTGTGGTTTGTAGCTAACAAAACAATAAAAGAGTGGGCATATGCAGGTTTTTTCTTTGCATTTATTTTTGCCTTTTTTGCACATATTATGATAAATGATGGGGAACAAGCCGCAGCCATAGCCGCAATGGTCTTTTTAATTACCTCTTATATTACTCATAAGAAAATAGCAAATGGCAAAGCTTAA
- a CDS encoding NADPH-dependent FMN reductase, translating to MKKILAFAGSTSSTSINKKLATFAAENLKETEFDVIDLRDFTLPIYSEDEEKNGFPEDATKFSALLDNYDGFILSLAEHNGSYAAAFKNIFDWSSRIEANVFRDKPLLLMATSPGARGGQSVLESAISRFSRQGAKELISFSLPSFYDNFKEGKIVNEALLTALKEEVNKFEESVN from the coding sequence ATGAAAAAAATATTAGCATTTGCAGGAAGTACAAGTTCAACTTCTATCAATAAAAAATTAGCAACATTTGCAGCAGAAAATTTAAAAGAGACAGAATTTGATGTCATCGATTTAAGAGATTTTACGTTGCCTATTTATAGTGAAGACGAAGAGAAAAATGGTTTTCCAGAAGATGCAACAAAGTTTAGTGCTTTGTTAGATAATTATGATGGTTTTATACTTTCTTTAGCAGAACACAATGGTTCTTATGCAGCAGCTTTTAAAAATATTTTTGATTGGAGCTCTAGAATAGAAGCAAATGTTTTTAGAGACAAACCTTTATTATTAATGGCAACTTCTCCAGGAGCAAGAGGTGGACAATCTGTATTAGAATCCGCAATTTCTAGATTTTCTAGACAAGGCGCAAAAGAATTAATTTCTTTTTCGTTACCAAGTTTTTACGATAATTTTAAAGAAGGTAAAATTGTTAATGAAGCACTTTTAACTGCTTTAAAAGAAGAAGTAAACAAGTTTGAAGAATCAGTAAATTAA
- a CDS encoding type II toxin-antitoxin system PemK/MazF family toxin, with protein sequence MKQGEIWELYLNPTKGSEQSGRRPAVIISGNMLNKHLQVVIVCPLTTSIKNYKGNLIINPNEINGLEKTSEVLIFHVRSVSKTRLDKKIGKIPLKDIEVIKKTLNDILKF encoded by the coding sequence ATGAAACAAGGAGAAATTTGGGAACTGTATTTAAATCCTACAAAAGGTAGTGAACAAAGCGGTAGAAGACCAGCAGTTATTATAAGTGGCAATATGTTAAATAAACATTTACAAGTTGTAATTGTTTGTCCATTAACCACAAGTATTAAAAATTATAAAGGAAATTTAATTATCAACCCAAATGAAATAAACGGATTAGAAAAGACTTCAGAAGTGTTGATTTTTCATGTTCGTTCTGTTTCTAAAACAAGGTTGGATAAAAAAATAGGTAAAATTCCTTTAAAAGATATTGAAGTAATTAAGAAAACTTTAAACGATATTCTTAAATTTTAA
- a CDS encoding microtubule-binding protein — translation MSDDFDLLETSANKKTEKVDVNWGKAIDTMKSKLAQEDDPESRQKILNATLDDVVHMAEKDRSTLLDAIKDLTDYQDEVGIMFEKFSALNPSEQKVIDDAQKGLERARVELEDAQNKADTWWNNLWGRKSKIKKEEIEFAAAEKLRAGADNKAKALFQQRIESADIQTLLSELSYKSQAAVTRLKNREVEIKEVEEKLKDAIVEASKNHTKALAKKKEVEAQLEEQYALLKQSRQELEEIVDKQSTAYSEAIGKMTAIEQKVEELEGLKNAYTTLAASKDSFVHKHNLTIKVLTSLRSNLQTHRAKLKSDTEERLKYYDGYVVALKARTDQEFAAILEHLGVKTDEHIGETLASMHSASARARQEMMDNIPVHEKVMTGVYSSYAEALHEIREKDIDIQKNFADRYGIDMKEIFEDYYKADATAPKGTDAPVAKPKTDSSNDDLLG, via the coding sequence ATGTCTGATGATTTTGATTTACTAGAAACTAGTGCAAACAAAAAAACTGAAAAAGTAGATGTAAATTGGGGGAAAGCGATTGACACCATGAAATCTAAATTGGCACAAGAAGATGATCCAGAGTCTCGCCAAAAAATTCTAAACGCAACCTTAGATGATGTTGTGCACATGGCAGAAAAAGACAGAAGTACGCTTTTAGATGCTATAAAAGACTTAACAGATTACCAAGATGAAGTTGGTATTATGTTCGAGAAATTTTCAGCCTTAAACCCATCAGAACAAAAAGTAATAGACGATGCTCAAAAAGGATTAGAACGAGCAAGAGTAGAGTTAGAAGATGCCCAAAATAAAGCCGATACTTGGTGGAACAATTTATGGGGTAGAAAATCGAAGATTAAAAAAGAAGAAATAGAATTTGCAGCAGCAGAAAAACTACGTGCAGGTGCAGATAATAAAGCAAAAGCATTATTTCAGCAACGTATAGAAAGTGCCGATATTCAAACATTATTAAGTGAGCTTTCCTACAAATCTCAAGCAGCAGTTACACGTTTAAAAAATAGAGAAGTAGAAATAAAAGAAGTAGAAGAAAAGTTAAAAGATGCTATTGTAGAGGCTTCTAAAAATCATACAAAAGCGTTAGCTAAAAAGAAAGAAGTAGAAGCGCAATTAGAAGAGCAGTATGCTTTATTAAAACAATCTCGACAAGAATTAGAAGAAATTGTAGACAAACAATCTACCGCTTATTCAGAAGCTATTGGTAAAATGACTGCTATTGAGCAAAAAGTAGAAGAGTTAGAAGGTCTTAAAAATGCCTACACAACCTTGGCAGCCAGTAAAGATAGTTTTGTGCACAAACACAATTTAACCATTAAAGTATTAACTTCTTTGCGTTCTAATTTACAAACACATAGAGCAAAATTAAAGTCGGATACTGAAGAAAGGTTAAAGTATTATGATGGTTATGTGGTTGCATTAAAAGCAAGAACAGACCAAGAATTTGCGGCAATTTTAGAGCATTTAGGCGTAAAAACAGATGAGCATATCGGAGAAACTTTAGCGTCTATGCATTCTGCAAGTGCTAGAGCGCGTCAAGAAATGATGGATAATATTCCGGTTCACGAAAAAGTGATGACCGGTGTTTATAGCTCTTACGCAGAGGCTTTACATGAAATTAGAGAGAAAGATATCGACATTCAAAAGAACTTTGCAGACCGTTACGGAATAGACATGAAAGAGATTTTTGAAGACTATTACAAAGCAGATGCAACTGCTCCAAAAGGAACGGATGCTCCTGTAGCAAAACCAAAAACAGATTCTTCTAACGACGATTTGTTAGGGTAA
- a CDS encoding rhomboid family intramembrane serine protease, with translation MMNNMNQAVLILIIANVLVSMKGFNDYSFLDKYKFQVGKVLSGEKIRTLTSGFLHVDWIHLGFNMYALYLFGNIVAGFLGMPYFLIIYFGSLLAGSLYSLHYHKNEPYYSAVGASGAVSGIVYASILLYPAMELYLFFIPIPIPGYIFGVGYLLYSIYGMKKQVGNVGHSAHLGGAIGGFVVTLLLDPSLFITNKLLVISLGIPIILLLLFGDKLKNL, from the coding sequence ATGATGAACAACATGAATCAAGCAGTTTTAATTCTTATAATAGCCAATGTTTTGGTGTCAATGAAAGGGTTTAATGACTATTCTTTTTTGGATAAATATAAGTTTCAAGTAGGTAAGGTTTTATCTGGTGAAAAAATAAGAACGTTAACATCTGGTTTTTTACATGTAGATTGGATACACCTAGGATTTAACATGTATGCATTATATCTTTTTGGGAATATTGTAGCGGGTTTTTTAGGTATGCCTTATTTTTTAATTATCTATTTTGGTAGTTTATTAGCCGGGAGTTTATATTCATTACATTATCATAAAAATGAGCCTTATTATAGTGCCGTTGGTGCTTCTGGAGCCGTTTCTGGTATTGTGTATGCATCCATACTTTTGTATCCAGCAATGGAGTTGTATTTATTTTTTATTCCGATTCCAATTCCTGGTTATATTTTTGGTGTAGGCTATCTTTTATACTCTATTTACGGCATGAAAAAGCAAGTTGGTAATGTTGGTCATTCAGCACATTTAGGTGGCGCAATTGGCGGATTTGTGGTAACACTTTTATTAGATCCCTCTTTATTTATTACAAATAAACTTTTGGTAATATCTTTAGGAATACCAATTATACTGTTGTTACTTTTTGGAGACAAACTTAAAAACTTATAA